In the Passer domesticus isolate bPasDom1 chromosome 4, bPasDom1.hap1, whole genome shotgun sequence genome, one interval contains:
- the LOC135298335 gene encoding zinc finger protein 239-like: protein MIHTGEWPHKCGECGKGFSCRSTLATHQRIHTGERPYECPECQKRFQSSSSLLLHQRIHTDERPFCCPDCGKGFKRNSNLVTHRLIHTRERPYECPTCGKRFQTSSNLHLHERIHTDERPFRCPDCGKGFKQNSHLVRHRRIHTGERPYKYPTCGKSFTQSSDLASQESPVVSYPAILVSLPEFIAGPCGKWTLGSCRSASGPAVGVTS from the exons atgatccacaccggggaatggCCGCACAaatgtggggagtgtgggaagggcttcagctgcagatCCACCCTGGCgacccaccaacgcatccacaccggggagaggccctatgagtgtcctgagtgtcagaagagatttcagagcagctccagtctcctcctgcaccagcggattcacaccgatgagaggcccttctgctgccctgattgtgggaagggcttcaagcgcaACTCCAACCTTGTCACGCACCGGCTCATCCACAccagggagaggccctacgagtgccccacgtgtgggaagaggtttcagaccagctccaacCTCCAcctgcatgagcggattcacacagatgagaggcccttccgctgccccgactgcgggaagggcttcaagcaaaactcccacctcgtcaggcaccggcgcatccacactggggagaggccctacaagtaCCCCacatgtgggaagagcttcacccagagctctgacttGGCCAGCCAGGAGTCACCG GTTGTCTCCTACCCCGCAATCCTTGTCAGTCTCCCTGAGTTCATCGCTGGACCCTGTGGAAAGTGGACTCTGGGCTCCTGCAGATCTGCATCTGGACCTGCTGTGGGAGTTACCTCTTGA